Below is a genomic region from Brassica oleracea var. oleracea cultivar TO1000 chromosome C9, BOL, whole genome shotgun sequence.
CAGGAGATTGTTGTCCATAATCTCCTTCAAGAGATCTATATTGGCCACAACTTCCCGAAGACGAGCCTCACAATCAGTCGCAGCCTTCTTCCTTTCCCATTTCTCCTTCAGAGAAACCAGCACTTCTAGATAACTATCCGCCATAATCTTCTTGGCATCATAGGTCGCACGGCGAAGATCATCAGAGAACTTGTTGGCAGAAGATTCAACCTTCGCCTCAAAAATCAAAACTTGCTCAAGGGCCTATCTCCTTTCGTTACTCACAACCCGCAGACGAGCTTCAACCGTAGCAGCCTGATTCCCTAGCTTTTCGGCGGCAGCAAGTTGAGCAGCTTTGGCACGTTCCCGATCTTGAGCCATCTTCAAACCAAGCTTCAGCTCGCGAATGAGCTTCTTTATTTCTTTGGGTTCGTCAGAGCGCGGGACATCATGTAGGTGTTTCTCTAGAGTCGCAGCGAACTCATTATTTGCTTCCATTGCCTGAAACACGACAAATTAATACGGACAAAACGAACCAAAATTCAACGAAAATCATATTTCAAAAAGAACCACCTTGGCATGGGCCACATCCATTTTTACGTAGGCCTCGCGTTCCGTCATATTACGCAGAGAAGGAAGCGGACATCCAACGGGCTTGAAGTGCCTCACCAGATGAGCAACACTATCCAGATCTTTGGTAATAGGGCAATCCTTCGAATGTGAGAATTGCCAATGAAACGGCTTGGCAACAGCCGCATCACCCAGGACAACAAGACGACGGTCCGAACCATTCATTTTAGCCTTCTTCGGAGGACGATCATGCCCATCCGAACCCGTCGGGCTGCTCGACTTAACACATGCAACAGATGTTTCACCCTCGGGATCTTTGGTCCCTTGGGATGAAGGCCGCATAATTCGGGTCTCCTCGCGAAGAACTTCCGTGAGCGCGTCGCTCAAGTCTCCGGATCGAATATGTTCTGCATTGGCAACACCAGTTCGAGTTCGCACCCTATCAGAATCGCGAAAGTTAGATCTTCTTGAAGTCATGTTTCTTTAGAAAGAACAAGACCGACTGAAATACTATGATGAATCCTAGAACAAAGCCAAAGGCTTTATAAAGATCGAGACCTCGCAATATCCCAACAACCCAAACAAAAGAATCTCGAAAACTAAGGAAACAAGGATATTCCGAAATTTTGTATTTATCCATTGAAAGATATTCAAAATATCGAGATAAAAAGATCTCCAAACACCGAAAGATATTAAAAAAAAAAAAGCTAACTAGAGGCGGAATCATCGGGGATAGACGACCCCCCGACTTGATCCACTGAATCAACTGAAACTTGAGGAAGATCGAGTTCAGATACCGACCAATCAGAAACAATGGCCAAGGCGAGAAGATCCGCACAATCTCTTTCCATTTCCTTTAACCGAGCAAGTTCCGCATCCACAGTCAAACCTCCATCCTTGAGCTCGATCAGGAGATCGATATTCGCGACCACTTCCTGTAACAGAATCTCGGCAGATATTTCATTCTTCTTACTCGCCCATCTATCCTTCAAGAATTCAAGAACCTCCCGATGCTTGGCCACAATTTCGCGACGAGCAATACGAGAAGCGCGGCGAACATCCCGATCTCTCTCAACCTCAAGAGCCGTAATTCTTGCCCTTTGAGCGACCATCTGGGATTCGAGAGCCTTATTTTCCAGGTGAATTCTCTTCCAGTCTTCAGTTAAAGCTTTTCGATCCTTTCAGCATCCTCCTTCCCTTCTCGCTTGGTGGCTTCAAGCTCCTTCGAAAGCCTCTCGATCTCAGAACCAATGCTTTCGATTTCTTTATCATTCTGGGAAGCCGCGACATGATCTTCCATCGTCACGACATATTCATTGAAAGCCTCCATCACCTGAGAAGAAATCAAGATAAACAAGTACTACAAAACAACTTCTCAGAATAAAGTAAACGATAAACAAACCTTAGAGCTCACCACAACAACCTTGGCATATGCTTCCCTCTCGACTGATGAAGCAAGAGAAGGGAGACGGCAACCCACGGACATCATACGACCAGCGAAGGAAATTAGATCGCTTTGAGCCGCAAACGAAGAACCATCTCCCTTGGGAACAAACCTAGGACGAGATGGACCAGGCGATGATCGACGTCGCTTACGAGTCACCACCACGGTCTCGTCATCCGAGCCAGGACTCAACGAAATGGGGGGTCGATTCTCTTCTGAAACACCTTCATCATCGGAATCATGAATCGAGATTAAGGGAGACTTTCCTGAAGCTCAACCTTTCGAGGCAGACCCGGAAGTTCGGAACGACGATCTCCTCACAAACTGTCTATTTAACCGATCCGAAGACTGGGCATGGGCTGAAGGAGTCCCCGCGACCTCTCGGGAATGCCCGGCCTCATCTTCAGACATCACAATTAAAGGAGCTTTGCCAGTTCTCACTGGCAAGGCAAAAACAGTCTGGATCCGAGTTCGGTCAAAAGTGGACCAATTCGAACGACCTCTCCTAAGGACCCTCATCAGACCGCGGATCTCATCCGACATTGGAGAACTTCCAGAAGAAGCTATATCAAACAAAAATAAACAAAAATTTTAGTCTTCGATCCCGAAAACCCTAGACACGTAGGCAAAACAAAAACTAACTGATATTCTCAGCCAAACGCCGGGAGAGCCGGGAGAAATCAAAGTCACCCATGGATGCTCGATCCAACCGGAAAACAAAGAATTGCTCGCGCCACTTCACGTCACGATAAGGGACATCCTCTATGAAGTGGCGACCAGGACGCGGAGATACGAGGAAAGTCCCAGGGGTCTGATTGTTCCGCTTCACCCGAACGAACTGGCGAAACTCTCTAAGACCAAAAGCAAGACCCTCTTCCCTAGCCTTAACCAAAAAGGCGACAAGATGCCTGAGAAACTTCGGGAGAAGCTGAGTAAGCGATAACCCAACCTCCGCCAGGACCTCGAGTATCGTTTCCTAGATCGGGAATATAAGACCGCATGAGTGAAAAAAGGAGAGATAGGCTCCGTAGTAGCCCTCCCTCACGGTTTCAGGAGTCTCATGCGTACTAGCCAACTCAAGGACGACGGAACGGTCAACCCCATAGACTTTGTAAAGGTCCTCGAGATCATCAGCTGTAGTAGTTGGGTGAGGAAAATTAAGAGATGAACACATCTTGAGCTCGAAGAATAGAAAGATTCAGAGCAAGGGAGAAAGAGATTTGAAATAAGAAGTGGAGGTGAGGTTAAAAGAAAAACCCCTACGTATATATAAGCCACCTTAACGGCTCTATCGTCGCTATCGAGAAAAGCAATTATGACCTAGTCTATGCCCTAGCGGCAGCTAAAGTAGCCGTTACCAATTAAAGTAATAATAATAAAAAAACGCGCCAACGAACGGTACTTTTCGAAAACGATCATTAAAACCGAATCTGAACGATGTCGATTATCTAACCACAAGATCCGGACCGAAGGATAACTGCCCCCTTTTCCTTTTCGATCAAATCAAAAAAAGGTTGGGGGACAAATGTTGGACCCAATTTTGGTCAATACCAAAATGAGCCATGATCAAAGGCATGGGCCGAGACAGGCTGAGGCCCACAACGAGAATTCGAGCTCGAGAAGGAGTCGCGGAGGTCGCAGAGATCGCGTAACAAGAAGCTGAGATCGCGGAGCTACCACGGGGATCTCGGAGTCGACTTACTATAAAGGAAGGAGAAGAAACACGGAAGAGGACACGTTGAAAACCCTAGAGAGAGCTACACATTCACATCGATCTTGTTGTCTTCCCACTTTTAGAATCTCCTTTTATCGATCTCGTTTGTATCATTCGATCTAGCTCAATTCATTGTATTTGATCCCAATTATCAATAAAGTCCATTTTTGCCTACCGGAAACTATTTAACATCGTTGTGTTCTAAAGATATCGTTGCTCTCATCATTTGTCTTCCCTAGATCAAACTCCGATCACTATCAAATACTTTGTGCAGATTTTAGGTTCTACAATTCCCACCAAATATCGTTCACATGGACAACTGAGACGTCCACATGGACAACTTACACGAGGCGTACACATGAATAGCTTCTTGTCTTTGACTCCATGCCAAGACTTGTCCACATTCTGGAGTTGTCCGTACAAGAACAAAAAAAATAGAACAACAAATAATTCAATGAAGACAAATCGTTAAAACCAACATTTCCAACAAAACAAATACATCATATAACAATATAACATAAAAAACAGAACCTTATGTTCCTCTAGGATCCATACAGAACTGAATTAGCTTTGTAAGTCATTTCAAAATACTAGATTCAAAAATTATATATACTTTGTGAATCATCCAAAGCTAAGTTTCAAAGGTAATACATAGTAAGATGAGTTGATATAATAAATAAAAAAACGAATCTAAAGGAAGCAAGCTGCATTTTTTTGAATCAGAGATCACTGATATGTCCATGGCGGAGATCATATTTAACCCATCTAACTTTGAGATCAACTTTTCAAAAAGAAACCAAATTTATGATTGAGATCAACTTTATGATTGAAATTCAGTATTAAGCATGAGAAAGCAAATATATTAAATGTAATCTTACCTCGCCAAGATGCCGTCAATTTAGTTCCAATCTCTCCGGATTTACATCATCTAGCTTCATCTGCGGCTGAGGCGGAGATTGAGCAGGAGGTGGAGATACATCGGGTTTCG
It encodes:
- the LOC106315204 gene encoding uncharacterized protein LOC106315204, yielding MCSSLNFPHPTTTADDLEDLYKVYGVDRSVVLELASTHETPETETILEVLAEVGLSLTQLLPKFLRHLVAFLVKAREEGLAFGLREFRQFVRVKRNNQTPGTFLVSPRPGRHFIEDVPYRDVKWREQFFVFRLDRASMGDFDFSRLSRRLAENITSSGSSPMSDEIRGLMRVLRRGRSNWSTFDRTRIQTVFALPVRTGKAPLIVMSEDEAGHSREVAGTPSAHAQSSDRLNRQFVRRSSFRTSGSASKGVSEENRPPISLSPGSDDETVVVTRKRRRSSPGPSRPRFVPKGDGSSFAAQSDLISFAGRMMSVGCRLPSLASSVEREAYAKVVVVSSKVMEAFNEYVVTMEDHVAASQNDKEIESIGSEIERLSKELEATKREGKEDAERIEKL